In Fusarium musae strain F31 chromosome 7, whole genome shotgun sequence, a single window of DNA contains:
- a CDS encoding hypothetical protein (CAZy:GH2), whose product MNELEVEWVGETAWTYRTTFGSPSANSKSVYLIFEGLDTFAQVKLNDVVILESDNMFLSHRVDITNKLSDEGTNVLSIDFDSALLKAREITKQYPDHRWELFNGEAGRLVVRKAQYHWGWDWGPVLNTAGPWKPVWLEVSSAHINDFLLNYSVSPDLKEVLGSVEVDVEGHYDTANVSIQFQDNIVYSTAAAARSSSGRLVIPFTIDQPKLWYPAGCGHQSRYTVSVSISKDGQKLDAKTKKTGFRKSELVQDGDSHGKSFFFRINNIDIFCGGSCWIPADNFLPRITTAKYREWLKLMIEGNQIMTRVWGGGIYEDDAFYDCCDEMGILVWQDFMFGCGNYPVGPALIRSIREEAVQNVSRLHHHPSVVVYAGNNEDYQVQEQAGLEYNPEDNDPSSWLKTSFPARYYYEYLLPEVVSQVSPGMAYWPGSPFSGGKDTTDKTTGDLHQWNVWHGTQEKYQVFDRLGGRFNSEFGMEAFPALSTIEHCITKQSDRFPQSQMMDFHNKADGHERRIATYVVENFRPLPDLELCQSEAMTFAYRSWRRQWGDDRRCGGVLVWQMNDCWPAISWSIVDYFLTKKPAYYSIRRALKPIAAGVQRQHHDWSVVHARPAKTSSFEVWVASSKQHEVTVTVEIRFISISTGRDIRDKIVKGNAVLIPNGTTDILTGQIDNAKDEPHVISVSVMQGDTCVSRDVDWPQPLKYLDFSDRGVEVQVGPDGYQLTASKPTKGLVFKEVSGVSLEDNCVDLIPGEVVTVKVRGSGTLWGTPTYRYLH is encoded by the exons ATGAATGAGCTCGAAGTCGAGTGGGTTGGAGAGACGGCTTGGACTTACCGCACTACTTTTGGCTCGCCCTCTGCCAACAGTAAATCGGTGTATCTTATCTTCGAGGGTCTTGATACTTTTgctcaagtcaagctcaacGATGTCGTCATACTCGAGAGCGATAACATGTTCCTCAGCCACCGTGTTGATATCACTAACAAGCTTTCTGACGAGGGGACCAATGTGCTGAGCATTGATTTTGACAGTGCGCTGCTCAAGGCCAGAGAAATCACAAAGCAATATCCTGATCATCGATGGGAGCTCTTCAATGGAGAGGCTGGACGCTTAGTTGTGAGAAAAGCTCAATATCACTGG GGATGGGATTGGGGTCCGGTGCTTAACACGGCCGGTCCATGGAAGCCAGTCTGGCTTGAAGTGTCATCAGCCCATATAAATGACTTCCTCCTCAATTACAGCGTTTCTCCAGACCTCAAAGAGGTTCTGGGCTCGGTTGAAGTCGATGTTGAAGGGCATTATGACACGGCAAATGTCTCTATCCAGTTTCAAGACAATATCGTCTACagtacagcagcagcagcaaggtcTTCCAGCGGCCGTCTAGTTATCCCTTTCACTATAG ATCAACCGAAGCTGTGGTATCCCGCTGGATGCGGTCATCAGTCTCGATACACCGTGAGTGTCAGTATCTCCAAAGACGGCCAGAAACTTGATGCAAAGACCAAGAAGACTGGCTTCCGGAAAAGCGAACTTGTTCAAGATGGAGACTCCCATGGAAAATCGTTCTTTTTCagaatcaacaacatcgacaTCTTCTGTGGCGGCTCGTGCTGGATTCCTGCCGACAACTTTCTACCTCGAATCACTACTGCCAAATACCGGGAGTGGTTAAAGCTCATGATAGAAGGCAATCAAATCATGACAAG AGTTTGGGGCGGTGGCATCTATGAAGACGATGCTTTCTATGACTGCTGCGATGAGATGGGCATTCTTGTTTGGCAGGATTTCATGTTTGGCTGTGGAAACTATCCTGTAGGGCCAGCACTGATAAGATCGATTCGCGAGGAGGCAGTGCAGAACGTCAGCCGactgcatcatcatccttccGTTGTGGTTTACGCCGGCAACAATGAGGATTACCAGGTTCAAGAGCAGGCTGGCCTTGAGTACAATCCAGAGGACAatgatccttcttcttggctcaaGACTTCTTTTCCTGCTCGGTACTACTACGAGTACCTTTTACCAGAGGTTGTCAGTCAAGTATCTCCAGGGATGGCGTACTGGCCTGGGTCCCCATTTTCCGGAGGTAAAGACACGACTGACAAAACTACTGGAGATCTCCATCAGTGGAACG TTTGGCATGGCACACAGGAGAAATACCAGGTCTTTGACAGGCTCGGTGGCAGGTTCAACAGCGAGTTTGGCATGGAGGCTTTTCCAGCCTTATCGACGATTGAGCACTGCATTACCAAACAGAGCGACCGCTTTCCGCAGTCTCAGATGATGGATTTCCACAATAAGGCAGATGGCCACGAACGACGAATTGCTACTTACGTGGTGGAGAACTTCCGTCCCCTTCCAGACCTTGAA CTTTGCCAAAGCGAAGCCATGACTTTTGCGTACCGCAGTTGGCGTCGTCAATGGGGCGATGATCGCCGATGCGGCGGCGTTCTGGTCTGGCAGATGAACGACTGCTGGCCCGCCATCTCATGGTCCATCGTCGACTATTTCCTCACCAAGAAGCCAGCTTACTATTCTATTCGTCGAGCTCTTAAGCCCATCGCTGCCGGCGTCCAACGGCAACACCATGACTGGAGTGTTGTTCATGCCAGACCAGCGAAGACTTCTTCGTTTGAGGTTTGGGTTGCGAGTAGTAAGCAGCATGAGGTAACTGTCACTGTTGAAATTCGCTTCATTTCAATCAGTACTGGTAGGGATATCAGGGATAAAATCGTGAAGGGCAACGCGGTTCTGATTCCAAATGGTACAACTGATATCCTCACTGGGCAGATTGACAACGCAAAAGATGAGCCGCATGTCATATCTGTCAGCGTTATGCAGGGCGACACTTGTGTCTCCCGAGACGTCGATTGGCCTCAACCTCTCAAGTATCTTGACTTTTCCGATAGAGGTGTTGAGGTTCAAGTCGGTCCAGATGGTTATCAACTCACAGCCAGCAAACCCACTAAAGGGTTGGTCTTTAAAGAGGTATCCGGTGTTTCTTTGGAGGACAACTGTGTAGATCTCATCCCGGGCGAAGTTGTCACTGTAAAGGTGAGGGGAAGTGGGACGTTATGGGGTACCCCAACATATAGATACCTCCATTAG